TGAAAACCAGTTTAGTAATTGTTAGCAGTGTAGGATTAATTTTTTTGGGTGCTTGTAATGGTGGGAATCAAGCTGCTAACTCGGAAAGTGCTACCAAAACAGCAACTACAAAAACAGCTGCCAAAACTGAACCCGTTGCTAAAACTGCGGAAGCGCATAATGAAAACGACGGTCATGCTCATGATGAAAAAGGCGATCAATCTAATAATGGAGAGCATAAGGGTCAAGTTATAGAGTCGGGCAAATATCATTTAGAGTTCAAACCAGATATAGAAAAAGATTCTACTCATTTAGATATAAGCGTACACGGCGAGCAGGACAAAGCAATTACTGATGCCAAGCTCACGGCTCAAGTTCAGCTACCAGATGGCAGTAACAAAACCCTACAAGTTCCTTATAATACCGAGGAAAAGCAATATTCAGCAAAACTGCCTGCGGCTGCAACGGGAGAGTATAAAGTTGTTATTCAAACTGATGTGAAAGGTGAAAAATTTAATGGTCGCTTTACCTTTAAGCGATAATCCGAGCAATTCAATAATTAGCGATAATAGCGATACCAGTATAGGAAAAGCTATATGACAATATGGAAACAATTAACAATTTATGTTAGCGAGTTGGATTGTTGGGAACATCAACCCCTTCATCAAGTTCTGCTCGGAATCGCTCGCAAACAAGGATTAACAGGGGTAACGGTAGTGCGGGCAATTTCTGGATATGGTAAACATGGGGTTTTTCGGACTCTAAATAAGCTAGATCCGTCTACTGAGTCCTCTGCACTACCACTTCTTGTTACAGTTATTGATAGTGAAACTGCAATAACCGAATTTTTTTCCTTGGTCAAAGATATGCTTAAAGATAAGTTTGTCACTTGTCAAAGCATAGAAGTTCTTTCGCCATTGGTAACGCTTTAAGGATAGCATTAATGTCTCATAATCAAAGTCACGGACACAGCCACGAACCGACTAATTACAACCGTGCCTTCATTATTAGCGTTGCTCTCAACACTGGATTTGTTGTCATTGAAGTAGTTTATGGGTTAGCTGCCAATTCCCTTGCCCTACTTGCCGATGCTGGTCACAATTTGAGTGATGTTCTAGGTTTGTTACTTGCCTGGGGAGCAAGCTTCCTCGGTCGTCGCCAACCAACACCACGCCGCACTTACGGGTTACGTCGCTCCTCT
This window of the Nostoc sp. C052 genome carries:
- a CDS encoding DUF190 domain-containing protein, yielding MTIWKQLTIYVSELDCWEHQPLHQVLLGIARKQGLTGVTVVRAISGYGKHGVFRTLNKLDPSTESSALPLLVTVIDSETAITEFFSLVKDMLKDKFVTCQSIEVLSPLVTL